The Hemibagrus wyckioides isolate EC202008001 linkage group LG15, SWU_Hwy_1.0, whole genome shotgun sequence genome window below encodes:
- the LOC131366341 gene encoding coiled-coil domain-containing protein 171-like isoform X2, which yields MSESRQTQRGDDRARDRARRRESGQSKALLRASHPHTLTRSTQGDLQEISRLREEIGQMQTETRGFDKEEELRWKINQLEQDKLKLNSEYNQELSGYEAQLTRCRALLEKGEAQRQTLEYELAVLKRDAAAQKSRVEKKMADLITHNQQLEGLNVELHQRASDLQRALEITQQARLDDEQRLHAELRERDHLIHSISTEKELLQEENRHRDTLLQEQKDTLQELKGRMDSMQKDRERDAEELRVRRAELRNSMVREEKMKKELETAIQRVKVLERSVESEKAAHLEMKLCLRDVEAALSVEKRNQAEVVSSLELLKHKYGEVDRAHTRERERADNTQHTLTLLEQEYRNTNSNLIGQLEKTKADLADLIGQLEHEKAASAKLIGQLEHEKAESAKLIGQLEHEKAESAKLIGQLEHEKAESAKLIGQLEHEKAESAKLSIRLQKQERVETERGQELILVQKRLAFVEDTYEGLLKEMEQLLHHHKGAPPIITTTGDKQNPSALMDILRRVLHNYHTELKDLVKAVDALNKENKDKDEIISDQRRCIQEFEARCMCLREEVERLHVCVEESADAAKRGQMELQTVTHFWEEEKERHTHTKTHINTLIQEHEKEQQEKLAFLHSLYQRLLTGCVLVAPPQSMMGSFSWAELSIMLQEQADALTSDLNSANQRIARLDCVCEGKEAALKSVCEQLKQREKSWIKQREDLDKHHTHLINELQTKAQDLKSRLYHAEECLCISEHAHSALQQDVSRLQELVRVCRRENASFLAASAMLAGCVYALHGRVSALVHQKTLLQQSVCDAEFLKQELRALLYALSDPGVKGQSRLTGSVWKFRVHVVAVMAALRLRNLCRNTHILFRVGAGVCVSKLRLSNTHTEEEESETVMKMLTSSQLCVILHTCMQEVQTELQRTEHSAGVLAAARSSFSKLVEKLLPKSESGCYGDMGSLAQQLGQGLNSLRKTHHLALRHNANKVMFSALQQHFLEFTQRLHSAEVERRDLRIELSRLKRRNTHTHDEMKDNTHTVCVPLRQFHTVCDELSSALCREQQAQALLHEQATQLQELGITMETHISEQLEKDHTLAQAVQSLSDAKAELKRKEQSLRLLGKRLSQSQEEKQELQQSINRVENTLHLAARSKECLLSYIMSVECRLRELKDSLLLSHSNSLRDRFTLHLPTVHQDQGLELDSGAPEMKACQSLVHSFTDVYEFVCSKVVCLEREISSYQSHVTALKAELHDACIRENQCYLIGSTDTPAPLSEAEGNCGIPAPLSAAVSVNDVPRNMDTLLNKSTVPLKKGRSVKKASKSSRSVKSASKPST from the exons ATGTCTGAGAGTCGACAGACACAACGAGGTGATGATCGAGCTCGAGACAGGGCGAGACGTAGGGAGAGTGGACAGAGTAAAGCGCTTCTGCGTGCATCTCACCCCCACACCCTGACCCGGTCCACTCAGGGGGATCTGCAGGAGATCAGCAG GTTGAGAGAGGAGATTGGACAGATGCAGACGGAAACACGGGGCTTTGACAAAGAGGAGGAGTTGAGATGGAAGATCAACCAACTGGAGCAGGACAAGCTCAAGCTCAACTCCGAATACAACCAGGAG ttGTCGGGCTACGAGGCTCAGCTCACACGCTGTCGTGCTCTTCTGGAGAAAGGAGAAGCTCAGAGACAGACACTAGAGTACGAACTCGCTGTGCTAAAAAGagatgcagctgctcagaaaAGTCGAGTTGAGAAGAAGATGGCTGACCTGATCACACACAACCAGCAGCTGGAGG GCCTCAATGTGGAACTGCATCAGAGAGCCTCTGATCTACAGAGAGCTTTGGAAATCACTCAGCAAGCACGGTTAGATGATGAGCAGAGGCTCCACGCGGAGTTGCGTGAGAGGGACCACCTGATTCACAGCATTAGTACAGAGAAAGAGCTGCTACAGGAGGAGAATAGACACCGGGACACACTGCTGCAG GAGCAGaaagacacactgcaggagCTGAAGGGCAGGATGGACAGTatgcagaaagacagagagcgagaTGCTGAGGAGCTCAGAGTGAGGAGAGCTGAGCTGAGGAACAGTATGGTGCGTGAGGAAAAGATGAAGAAGGAACTGGAG acagccATACAGAGAGTAAAGGTTCTGGAGAGGAGTGTGGAGTCAGAAAAAGCTGCTCACCTGGAGATGAAG ctgtgtctCAGAGATGTGGAAGCAGCTCTGTCAGTAGAGAAGAGGAATCAAGCAGAGGTTGTTTCCAGTCTGGAGCTGCTCAAACACAAATATGGAGAAGTGGATagagcacacacacgagagagagagcgtgctgacaacacacaacacacactgacact ACTGGAGCAGGAGTACCGAAACACTAATTCCAATCTGATTGGCCAGCTGGAGAAAACCAAGGCTGACTTGgctgatctgattggtcagttggAACATGAGAAGGCAGCATCAGCtaagctgattggtcagttgGAGCATGAGAAGGCGGAGTCAGCtaagctgattggtcagttgGAGCATGAGAAGGCGGAGTCAGCtaagctgattggtcagttgGAGCATGAGAAGGCGGAGTCAGCtaagctgattggtcagttgGAGCATGAGAAGGCGGAGTCAGCTAAGCTGTCAATCAGACTGCAGAAACAGGAGAgagtggagacagagagagggcaAGAACTTATCCTG gttcagAAGAGGCTGGCATTTGTGGAGGACACATATGAAGGTCTTCTTAAAGAAATGGAGCAGCTGTTACACCACCACAAGGGGGCACCacccatcatcaccacaaccg gaGATAAACAGAACCCGTCTGCCCTGATGGATATCTTGAGAAGAGTGTTACACAACTATCACacagag ctgaagGACTTGGTGAAGGCAGTTGATGCACTGAACAAAGAGAATAAAGACAAAGACGAgatcatcagtgaccagaggagatgcatacag GAATTTGAGGCACGGTGCATGTGTCTGAGGGAGGAGGTGGAGCGTCTGCATGTGTGCGTTGAAGAGTCTGCAGATGCAGCAAAGCGAGGACAGATGGAACTGCAGACTGTCACACACTTCtgggaggaggagaaagagcgacacacacacaccaaaacacatataaacacactcatacaggaGCATGAGAAGGAgcagcag gagaagcTGGCCTTCCTGCACTCTCTGTATCAACGGCTCCTCACTGGCTGTGTGTTGGTAGCCCCACCCCAGAGCATGATGGGTAGTTTTTCATGGGCAGAGCTTAGCATCATGCTACAGGAGCAAGCAGATGCACTGACTTCTGACCTCaactcagccaatcagagg attgcacgtttggactgtgtgtgtgaggggaagGAGGCGGCgctgaaaagtgtgtgtgagcagctgaagcagagagagaagagctgGATTAAACAGAGAGAGGACCTggacaaacaccacacacacttgatcAATGAACTACAGACCAAAGCTCAg gatctGAAGAGTCGTTTGTATCACGCTGAAGAGTGTCTCTGCATTTCTGAGCATGCTCACTCTGCCCTCCAACAGGACGTGAGTCGTCTTCAGGAGCTGGTGCGTGTCTGTCGCCGCGAAAATGCATCCTTCCTGGCAGCGAGCGCTATGCTGGcagggtgtgtgtatgcactgcaTGGCCGTGTGTCTGCGCTGGTGCATCAGAAAACCCTGCTGcagcaaagtgtgtgtgatgctgagtTTCTCAAACAGGAATTGAGGGCTCTACTGTATGCGCTCAGTGACCctggggtcaaaggtcagagcAGGCTCACAGGGAGTGTGTGGAAGTTTAGAGTGCATGTGGTTGCCGTGATGGCCGCCCTGCGTCTGCGCAATCtgtgcaggaacacacacatcctattCAGAGtgggtgcaggtgtgtgtgtgagcaagctgaggctgagcaacacacacaccgaggaggaggagagcgaAACAGTGATGAAGATGCTCACGTCCTCACAGCTGTGTGTGATCTTACACACCTGCATGCAGGAGGTGCAGACAGAGCTGCAGAGAACTG agcacaGTGCTGGTGTCTTAGCGGCCGCACGCTCCAGTTTCTCTAAGCTGGTGGAGAAACTGCTGCCTAAGTCAGAGTCGGGTTGCTATGGTGATATGGGGTCGTTGGCACAGCAACTGGGTCAAGGACTGAACAGCCTCCGCAAAACACACCACCTCGCGCTGAGACACAATGCcaacaag gtcatgtTCTCTGCTCTGCAGCAGCACTTCCTGGAGTTTACTCAGCGTTTACACTCTGCTGAGGTGGAGAGGAGAGACCTGAGGATTGAACTGTCACGGCTCAAacgcagaaacacacacacacatgatgagatgaaggacaacacacacaca gtgtgtgtgccgCTGCGGCAGTTCcacacagtgtgtgatgagttgagCTCGGCTCTGTGCAGGGAACAGCAAGCACAGGCTCTCTTGCATGAACAGGCCACACAGCTGCAAGAGCTTGGCATTACCATGGAAACACACATCTCAGAACAACTGGAAAAAGACCACACACTCGCTCAGGctgtgcag AGTCTCTCTGATGCGAAGGCGGAGCTAAAGAGGAAAGAACAATCTCTGCGGTTGCTAGGGAAACGGCTAAGCCAATCACAGGAAGAGAAACAGGAGCTACAGCAGAGCATCAACAGAGTGGAAAACACACTGCATCTGGCAGCTag gagTAAAGAGTGTTTATTGAGCTACATCATGTCAGTGGAGTGCAGACTTCGAGAG CTGAAGGATAGTCTCCTCCTTTCCCACTCCAATTCCTTAAGAGACAGGTTCACACTGCACTTACCCACAGTGCACCAGGACCAGGGTTTGGAGCTAGACAGTGGAGCACCAGAGATGAAGGCATGtcag tcTCTGGTGCACAGTTTTACAGATGTGTATGAGTTCGTGTGCAGTAAGGTGGTGTGTCTCGAGAGAGAGATCTCCTCATATCAGTCGCACGTGACCGCTCTAAAAGCCGAGTTACATGACGCCTGCATACGAGAGAACCAGTGCTAT TTGATCGGAAGCACTGACACGCCGGCTCCTCTTTCTGAAGCAGAGGGGAATTGTGGGATACCGGCTCCCTTAAGCGCTGCTGTCTCAGTGAACGATGTCCCCAGAAACATGGACACGCTCCTGAACAAGTCCACTGTTCCACTGAAGAAGGGTAGAAGTGTGAAAAAAGCCTCCAAAAGCTCCAGAAGTGTCAAAAGTGCCTCAAAACCATcaacataa
- the LOC131366341 gene encoding coiled-coil domain-containing protein 171-like isoform X1, protein MSESRQTQRGDDRARDRARRRESGQSKALLRASHPHTLTRSTQGDLQEISRLREEIGQMQTETRGFDKEEELRWKINQLEQDKLKLNSEYNQELSGYEAQLTRCRALLEKGEAQRQTLEYELAVLKRDAAAQKSRVEKKMADLITHNQQLEGLNVELHQRASDLQRALEITQQARLDDEQRLHAELRERDHLIHSISTEKELLQEENRHRDTLLQEQKDTLQELKGRMDSMQKDRERDAEELRVRRAELRNSMVREEKMKKELETAIQRVKVLERSVESEKAAHLEMKLCLRDVEAALSVEKRNQAEVVSSLELLKHKYGEVDRAHTRERERADNTQHTLTLLEQEYRNTNSNLIGQLEKTKADLADLIGQLEHEKAASAKLIGQLEHEKAESAKLIGQLEHEKAESAKLIGQLEHEKAESAKLIGQLEHEKAESAKLSIRLQKQERVETERGQELILVQKRLAFVEDTYEGLLKEMEQLLHHHKGAPPIITTTGDKQNPSALMDILRRVLHNYHTELKDLVKAVDALNKENKDKDEIISDQRRCIQEFEARCMCLREEVERLHVCVEESADAAKRGQMELQTVTHFWEEEKERHTHTKTHINTLIQEHEKEQQEKLAFLHSLYQRLLTGCVLVAPPQSMMGSFSWAELSIMLQEQADALTSDLNSANQRIARLDCVCEGKEAALKSVCEQLKQREKSWIKQREDLDKHHTHLINELQTKAQDLKSRLYHAEECLCISEHAHSALQQDVSRLQELVRVCRRENASFLAASAMLAGCVYALHGRVSALVHQKTLLQQSVCDAEFLKQELRALLYALSDPGVKGQSRLTGSVWKFRVHVVAVMAALRLRNLCRNTHILFRVGAGVCVSKLRLSNTHTEEEESETVMKMLTSSQLCVILHTCMQEVQTELQRTEHSAGVLAAARSSFSKLVEKLLPKSESGCYGDMGSLAQQLGQGLNSLRKTHHLALRHNANKVMFSALQQHFLEFTQRLHSAEVERRDLRIELSRLKRRNTHTHDEMKDNTHTVCVPLRQFHTVCDELSSALCREQQAQALLHEQATQLQELGITMETHISEQLEKDHTLAQAVQSLSDAKAELKRKEQSLRLLGKRLSQSQEEKQELQQSINRVENTLHLAARSKECLLSYIMSVECRLRELKDSLLLSHSNSLRDRFTLHLPTVHQDQGLELDSGAPEMKACQSLVHSFTDVYEFVCSKVVCLEREISSYQSHVTALKAELHDACIRENQCYQLIGSTDTPAPLSEAEGNCGIPAPLSAAVSVNDVPRNMDTLLNKSTVPLKKGRSVKKASKSSRSVKSASKPST, encoded by the exons ATGTCTGAGAGTCGACAGACACAACGAGGTGATGATCGAGCTCGAGACAGGGCGAGACGTAGGGAGAGTGGACAGAGTAAAGCGCTTCTGCGTGCATCTCACCCCCACACCCTGACCCGGTCCACTCAGGGGGATCTGCAGGAGATCAGCAG GTTGAGAGAGGAGATTGGACAGATGCAGACGGAAACACGGGGCTTTGACAAAGAGGAGGAGTTGAGATGGAAGATCAACCAACTGGAGCAGGACAAGCTCAAGCTCAACTCCGAATACAACCAGGAG ttGTCGGGCTACGAGGCTCAGCTCACACGCTGTCGTGCTCTTCTGGAGAAAGGAGAAGCTCAGAGACAGACACTAGAGTACGAACTCGCTGTGCTAAAAAGagatgcagctgctcagaaaAGTCGAGTTGAGAAGAAGATGGCTGACCTGATCACACACAACCAGCAGCTGGAGG GCCTCAATGTGGAACTGCATCAGAGAGCCTCTGATCTACAGAGAGCTTTGGAAATCACTCAGCAAGCACGGTTAGATGATGAGCAGAGGCTCCACGCGGAGTTGCGTGAGAGGGACCACCTGATTCACAGCATTAGTACAGAGAAAGAGCTGCTACAGGAGGAGAATAGACACCGGGACACACTGCTGCAG GAGCAGaaagacacactgcaggagCTGAAGGGCAGGATGGACAGTatgcagaaagacagagagcgagaTGCTGAGGAGCTCAGAGTGAGGAGAGCTGAGCTGAGGAACAGTATGGTGCGTGAGGAAAAGATGAAGAAGGAACTGGAG acagccATACAGAGAGTAAAGGTTCTGGAGAGGAGTGTGGAGTCAGAAAAAGCTGCTCACCTGGAGATGAAG ctgtgtctCAGAGATGTGGAAGCAGCTCTGTCAGTAGAGAAGAGGAATCAAGCAGAGGTTGTTTCCAGTCTGGAGCTGCTCAAACACAAATATGGAGAAGTGGATagagcacacacacgagagagagagcgtgctgacaacacacaacacacactgacact ACTGGAGCAGGAGTACCGAAACACTAATTCCAATCTGATTGGCCAGCTGGAGAAAACCAAGGCTGACTTGgctgatctgattggtcagttggAACATGAGAAGGCAGCATCAGCtaagctgattggtcagttgGAGCATGAGAAGGCGGAGTCAGCtaagctgattggtcagttgGAGCATGAGAAGGCGGAGTCAGCtaagctgattggtcagttgGAGCATGAGAAGGCGGAGTCAGCtaagctgattggtcagttgGAGCATGAGAAGGCGGAGTCAGCTAAGCTGTCAATCAGACTGCAGAAACAGGAGAgagtggagacagagagagggcaAGAACTTATCCTG gttcagAAGAGGCTGGCATTTGTGGAGGACACATATGAAGGTCTTCTTAAAGAAATGGAGCAGCTGTTACACCACCACAAGGGGGCACCacccatcatcaccacaaccg gaGATAAACAGAACCCGTCTGCCCTGATGGATATCTTGAGAAGAGTGTTACACAACTATCACacagag ctgaagGACTTGGTGAAGGCAGTTGATGCACTGAACAAAGAGAATAAAGACAAAGACGAgatcatcagtgaccagaggagatgcatacag GAATTTGAGGCACGGTGCATGTGTCTGAGGGAGGAGGTGGAGCGTCTGCATGTGTGCGTTGAAGAGTCTGCAGATGCAGCAAAGCGAGGACAGATGGAACTGCAGACTGTCACACACTTCtgggaggaggagaaagagcgacacacacacaccaaaacacatataaacacactcatacaggaGCATGAGAAGGAgcagcag gagaagcTGGCCTTCCTGCACTCTCTGTATCAACGGCTCCTCACTGGCTGTGTGTTGGTAGCCCCACCCCAGAGCATGATGGGTAGTTTTTCATGGGCAGAGCTTAGCATCATGCTACAGGAGCAAGCAGATGCACTGACTTCTGACCTCaactcagccaatcagagg attgcacgtttggactgtgtgtgtgaggggaagGAGGCGGCgctgaaaagtgtgtgtgagcagctgaagcagagagagaagagctgGATTAAACAGAGAGAGGACCTggacaaacaccacacacacttgatcAATGAACTACAGACCAAAGCTCAg gatctGAAGAGTCGTTTGTATCACGCTGAAGAGTGTCTCTGCATTTCTGAGCATGCTCACTCTGCCCTCCAACAGGACGTGAGTCGTCTTCAGGAGCTGGTGCGTGTCTGTCGCCGCGAAAATGCATCCTTCCTGGCAGCGAGCGCTATGCTGGcagggtgtgtgtatgcactgcaTGGCCGTGTGTCTGCGCTGGTGCATCAGAAAACCCTGCTGcagcaaagtgtgtgtgatgctgagtTTCTCAAACAGGAATTGAGGGCTCTACTGTATGCGCTCAGTGACCctggggtcaaaggtcagagcAGGCTCACAGGGAGTGTGTGGAAGTTTAGAGTGCATGTGGTTGCCGTGATGGCCGCCCTGCGTCTGCGCAATCtgtgcaggaacacacacatcctattCAGAGtgggtgcaggtgtgtgtgtgagcaagctgaggctgagcaacacacacaccgaggaggaggagagcgaAACAGTGATGAAGATGCTCACGTCCTCACAGCTGTGTGTGATCTTACACACCTGCATGCAGGAGGTGCAGACAGAGCTGCAGAGAACTG agcacaGTGCTGGTGTCTTAGCGGCCGCACGCTCCAGTTTCTCTAAGCTGGTGGAGAAACTGCTGCCTAAGTCAGAGTCGGGTTGCTATGGTGATATGGGGTCGTTGGCACAGCAACTGGGTCAAGGACTGAACAGCCTCCGCAAAACACACCACCTCGCGCTGAGACACAATGCcaacaag gtcatgtTCTCTGCTCTGCAGCAGCACTTCCTGGAGTTTACTCAGCGTTTACACTCTGCTGAGGTGGAGAGGAGAGACCTGAGGATTGAACTGTCACGGCTCAAacgcagaaacacacacacacatgatgagatgaaggacaacacacacaca gtgtgtgtgccgCTGCGGCAGTTCcacacagtgtgtgatgagttgagCTCGGCTCTGTGCAGGGAACAGCAAGCACAGGCTCTCTTGCATGAACAGGCCACACAGCTGCAAGAGCTTGGCATTACCATGGAAACACACATCTCAGAACAACTGGAAAAAGACCACACACTCGCTCAGGctgtgcag AGTCTCTCTGATGCGAAGGCGGAGCTAAAGAGGAAAGAACAATCTCTGCGGTTGCTAGGGAAACGGCTAAGCCAATCACAGGAAGAGAAACAGGAGCTACAGCAGAGCATCAACAGAGTGGAAAACACACTGCATCTGGCAGCTag gagTAAAGAGTGTTTATTGAGCTACATCATGTCAGTGGAGTGCAGACTTCGAGAG CTGAAGGATAGTCTCCTCCTTTCCCACTCCAATTCCTTAAGAGACAGGTTCACACTGCACTTACCCACAGTGCACCAGGACCAGGGTTTGGAGCTAGACAGTGGAGCACCAGAGATGAAGGCATGtcag tcTCTGGTGCACAGTTTTACAGATGTGTATGAGTTCGTGTGCAGTAAGGTGGTGTGTCTCGAGAGAGAGATCTCCTCATATCAGTCGCACGTGACCGCTCTAAAAGCCGAGTTACATGACGCCTGCATACGAGAGAACCAGTGCTAT caGTTGATCGGAAGCACTGACACGCCGGCTCCTCTTTCTGAAGCAGAGGGGAATTGTGGGATACCGGCTCCCTTAAGCGCTGCTGTCTCAGTGAACGATGTCCCCAGAAACATGGACACGCTCCTGAACAAGTCCACTGTTCCACTGAAGAAGGGTAGAAGTGTGAAAAAAGCCTCCAAAAGCTCCAGAAGTGTCAAAAGTGCCTCAAAACCATcaacataa